One region of Cellvibrio zantedeschiae genomic DNA includes:
- a CDS encoding VOC family protein: MTKTIFISLPVTNLDASVAFYKSIGFTPNPKFTDDTAAGMEWSEAIKLMLITHEKWRTFTTRPIPPSTSSEVGFSLSCESREVVDAMNEAAAAHGGTADINPVQDHGFMYCRDMADPDGHIWGALWMDESAMPSGDQ, from the coding sequence ATGACCAAAACGATTTTTATAAGTTTACCGGTAACCAACCTTGACGCGTCTGTGGCCTTTTATAAATCCATTGGCTTTACGCCCAATCCTAAATTTACGGATGATACTGCTGCGGGTATGGAATGGAGTGAGGCTATTAAGCTCATGCTGATTACGCACGAAAAGTGGCGCACTTTTACGACACGCCCTATTCCTCCCTCTACCTCAAGCGAAGTAGGATTTTCTTTGTCGTGCGAAAGTCGTGAAGTTGTTGATGCTATGAACGAAGCGGCAGCTGCGCATGGCGGAACGGCTGATATTAATCCGGTGCAAGATCATGGCTTTATGTATTGCCGCGACATGGCTGATCCCGATGGACATATTTGGGGAGCTTTGTGG